Proteins encoded in a region of the Sphingomonas sp. OV641 genome:
- a CDS encoding septation protein A translates to MAKRPLDHTGRTEFQLSEASKSSPGLRLALDYGPLIVFFAVNFLTPGPTIARIIAATGAFMAAMVGALALSWWKTRHIPPMLLISGALVIVFGGLTIWFQDERFIKMKPTFVYAIFAATLGVGLATGRPLLQMLLESAYPGLTHEGWRKLTRNWALFFVLMAVLNEAVWRSTSTDFWVGFKLWGAIPLTLVFAIANVPMLMRHGLQAGDAPATIPPQE, encoded by the coding sequence ATGGCAAAGCGCCCGCTGGATCACACCGGGCGAACGGAGTTTCAGTTGAGCGAAGCGAGCAAATCCTCCCCCGGCCTGCGTCTGGCGCTCGATTACGGGCCGCTGATCGTTTTCTTCGCGGTCAATTTCCTGACGCCCGGTCCGACGATCGCGCGGATCATCGCGGCGACCGGCGCCTTCATGGCGGCGATGGTCGGCGCGCTCGCCTTGTCCTGGTGGAAGACGCGGCACATTCCGCCCATGCTGCTGATATCGGGCGCGCTGGTGATTGTGTTCGGCGGCCTGACAATCTGGTTTCAGGACGAACGCTTCATCAAGATGAAGCCGACGTTCGTCTATGCGATCTTCGCCGCCACGCTTGGCGTGGGCCTCGCCACCGGACGACCGCTGCTGCAGATGCTGCTGGAAAGCGCCTATCCTGGCCTGACGCATGAGGGATGGCGCAAGCTGACCCGCAACTGGGCGCTGTTCTTCGTTCTGATGGCCGTGCTGAACGAAGCGGTGTGGCGGTCCACCAGCACGGATTTCTGGGTCGGTTTCAAATTGTGGGGCGCGATCCCGCTGACACTGGTGTTCGCCATCGCGAACGTTCCCATGCTGATGCGCCATGGCCTGCAGGCAGGTGACGCCCCCGCCACCATCCCGCCGCAGGAATAG
- a CDS encoding PadR family transcriptional regulator, which produces MEMEEGKGKRGGGPRRAAMRKAARAAAGGAEKKRMGRGGRAAAGAAGVAAAAAAAAGATVAARELKGRGGAKARGGRAGGKGAVKGHGKGHGNGLGKLVGLRRRRMFDSGELRLVVLKLIGDEPRHGYELIKSIEELTGGGYAPSPGVIYPTLTLLEETGHAASEDDGEGRRRFSITGSGSAELVEKEEQVGKLFARLSTAGEKHKRTDAMPVRRAMTNLKVALQDRLSQGEVSDDTLLQVAALIDEAAQKIERLA; this is translated from the coding sequence ATGGAAATGGAAGAAGGCAAGGGCAAGCGCGGCGGCGGGCCGCGCCGTGCTGCCATGCGGAAGGCTGCACGCGCAGCTGCGGGTGGCGCTGAGAAGAAGCGCATGGGCCGCGGTGGCCGTGCGGCCGCTGGCGCCGCTGGTGTTGCCGCCGCCGCTGCTGCCGCCGCTGGCGCGACAGTCGCTGCGCGGGAACTGAAGGGTCGAGGCGGCGCGAAGGCCCGTGGCGGCCGTGCCGGCGGGAAGGGCGCCGTCAAGGGACACGGCAAGGGACACGGCAACGGCCTGGGCAAGCTGGTCGGCCTGCGCCGCCGCCGTATGTTCGACAGCGGCGAACTGCGCCTCGTCGTGCTGAAGCTGATCGGGGACGAGCCGCGTCATGGCTATGAACTGATCAAGTCGATCGAGGAACTGACCGGCGGCGGTTATGCGCCCTCTCCGGGCGTGATCTACCCGACGCTTACCCTGCTCGAGGAAACCGGCCATGCCGCCAGCGAGGATGATGGCGAAGGGCGTCGGCGCTTTTCGATCACCGGCAGCGGCAGCGCCGAGCTGGTCGAGAAGGAGGAACAGGTCGGCAAGCTGTTCGCGCGCCTCTCCACCGCCGGTGAGAAGCACAAGCGGACCGATGCGATGCCGGTGCGGCGCGCCATGACGAACCTGAAGGTCGCCTTGCAGGATCGCCTCAGCCAGGGCGAGGTCAGCGACGACACGCTGTTGCAGGTCGCTGCCCTGATCGACGAGGCGGCGCAGAAGATCGAGCGCCTCGCCTGA
- a CDS encoding replication-associated recombination protein A yields the protein MADLFAELGAPEAAAPPAANAPLADRLRPTRLADVVGQEHLTAPDGAIGRMIAGGRLSSMILWGPPGVGKTTISRLIAREAGYDFMQLSAVTTGLADLRKAIATAAALHTATNRATAVFIDELHRFSRPVQDAMLPALEDGTFTLIGATTENPSFSLVSALLSRAKVFTLKRLSEDDLEQVIARAERHFDRSLPLLPIARGALIGMADGDARYLLGLCEELFALRADQPLDVAQLADIVQARAPLYDKGQEEHFNMLSSFHKSLRGSDVDAAMYWAARMLGGGEDPAVIFRRLQCAASEDVGMADPQAMVQVMTAWQAFERTGLPEGRLFLAQAIAYVATAPKSNAAYLAFDQAAALARKTGSLPPPKHILNAPTALMKELGYHDGYQYDHDRPDAFSGQEFYPDEIAAGDPEPLYAPNERGFEREIRKRLAFWSARRKSGR from the coding sequence ATGGCCGATCTTTTCGCCGAACTGGGAGCGCCGGAAGCCGCCGCCCCGCCTGCAGCCAATGCCCCCCTCGCCGACCGTCTCCGCCCCACCCGGCTGGCCGATGTGGTCGGGCAGGAACATCTGACCGCACCGGACGGCGCGATCGGGCGCATGATCGCAGGCGGCCGACTGTCCTCCATGATCCTGTGGGGTCCGCCGGGTGTCGGCAAGACGACCATCTCGCGGCTGATCGCGCGCGAGGCGGGTTACGACTTCATGCAACTATCCGCGGTGACGACAGGGCTGGCGGATTTGCGCAAGGCGATCGCGACCGCCGCTGCGCTGCACACCGCCACAAACCGCGCAACGGCCGTCTTCATCGACGAATTGCACCGCTTCTCCCGCCCCGTGCAGGACGCGATGCTCCCGGCGCTGGAAGATGGGACCTTCACGCTGATCGGCGCCACTACGGAGAACCCGAGCTTCAGCCTTGTCTCCGCGTTGCTATCCCGGGCCAAGGTCTTCACGCTGAAGCGGTTGAGCGAGGATGATCTGGAGCAGGTGATCGCGCGGGCGGAGCGACATTTCGACCGGTCGCTTCCCCTGCTGCCCATCGCACGCGGCGCCTTGATCGGCATGGCGGACGGCGATGCCCGGTACCTTCTGGGGCTGTGCGAGGAACTGTTCGCGCTGCGTGCCGACCAGCCGCTCGACGTGGCGCAGTTGGCGGACATCGTGCAGGCGCGCGCGCCCTTGTACGACAAGGGGCAGGAAGAGCATTTCAACATGCTCAGTTCCTTTCACAAGAGCCTGCGCGGCAGCGACGTCGATGCCGCGATGTACTGGGCCGCGCGGATGCTGGGCGGCGGCGAGGATCCGGCGGTGATCTTCCGCCGGCTGCAATGCGCGGCGTCGGAAGACGTCGGCATGGCCGACCCGCAGGCGATGGTGCAGGTAATGACGGCCTGGCAGGCCTTCGAACGGACGGGCCTGCCCGAAGGACGGCTCTTTCTGGCGCAGGCCATCGCCTATGTTGCCACCGCGCCGAAATCCAACGCGGCCTATCTGGCGTTCGATCAGGCAGCGGCGCTGGCGCGCAAGACCGGCTCGCTGCCGCCACCCAAGCACATCCTGAATGCGCCGACCGCGCTCATGAAGGAACTGGGATACCACGACGGCTACCAATATGATCACGATCGACCGGACGCCTTTTCCGGCCAGGAATTCTATCCCGACGAGATCGCCGCGGGCGATCCCGAGCCACTGTATGCGCCCAACGAACGCGGTTTCGAACGGGAGATCCGGAAGCGCCTGGCGTTCTGGTCGGCGCGGCGGAAGTCCGGGCGCTAG
- a CDS encoding FdhF/YdeP family oxidoreductase — MGKLLDDDAKEGTIHYSGTEGGWGSVRGIVETALRERPKAAALDTLRRQNKPGGFMCVSCAWTKPKHPHTFEFCENGAKATLWELTSRRCTPEFFAEHTVSELKGWKDYDLEQTGRLTHPMRYDQASDKYVPCSWDEAFGAIGRELKAIDPGAAVFYASGRASLETSYLYALFARLYGHNNLPDSSNMCHETTSVAMKEVTGSPVGTCVLSDFELCDAIFFFGQNPGTNSPRLLHPLQEAVKRGCKIVTFNPIREKGLEVFKNPQSPKEMLTPAATPISCLYLQVKTGGDIAAITGMMKHVFAREAERWAAEKIHVLDVDFIEQHTAGFDTLKAHVDATGWDEIERESGLARADIEAAADVYVEAKRSIAMYGMGLTQHVHGSDNIKQLVNLFLLKGNIGRDGAGVSPVRGHSNVQGQRTVGISEKPELVPLDKLAEQYGFEPPREEGLTTVHACEKIQSGEVKAFIGLGGNFIRAIPEQERMEAAWTKLRLTVQIATKLNRSHLINGEIAYLLPCLGRSEEDMQVTGAQAVTMEDSLSCIHGSIGRAPPASADLKSEIAIVAGMAKATLPPNPKVPWDDWIADYGLIRDAIEETYPEQFHDFNKRVFTPGGFYRGNSARERVWKTKSGKADFTLPKKLNSWGTEDKEGRWRLMTLRSNDQFNTTIYGYSDRLRGIEGSRDVLLMNPEDIAAAGLKEGQVVGLASDAGDGVDRRVGGLTVTPFLLPRGCIGGYYPEMNPLVPLSWHDEQSKTPAAKSVPVRIVA; from the coding sequence ATGGGCAAGCTGCTGGATGATGACGCGAAAGAAGGCACCATTCACTATTCGGGCACGGAAGGTGGATGGGGATCGGTACGCGGCATCGTGGAAACAGCGCTGCGCGAACGGCCGAAGGCGGCGGCGCTCGACACACTGCGGCGCCAGAACAAGCCCGGCGGCTTCATGTGCGTTTCCTGTGCCTGGACCAAGCCCAAACATCCGCACACGTTCGAGTTCTGCGAGAATGGCGCCAAGGCGACGCTGTGGGAATTGACCAGCCGGCGCTGCACGCCCGAGTTCTTCGCCGAACATACCGTGTCCGAGCTGAAGGGCTGGAAGGATTATGATCTGGAGCAGACCGGGCGCCTGACGCACCCGATGCGCTACGACCAGGCCAGCGACAAATATGTGCCGTGCAGCTGGGATGAGGCGTTCGGCGCGATTGGCCGCGAGCTGAAGGCGATCGATCCGGGCGCGGCGGTATTTTATGCCTCCGGACGCGCGAGCCTGGAGACCAGTTACCTCTATGCCCTGTTCGCGCGTCTGTACGGCCACAACAACCTGCCAGACAGTTCGAACATGTGCCACGAGACCACCTCCGTGGCGATGAAGGAGGTGACGGGATCGCCGGTCGGCACCTGCGTGCTTTCGGATTTCGAGCTGTGCGACGCGATCTTCTTTTTCGGGCAGAACCCCGGCACCAACTCCCCTCGCCTGCTGCACCCGTTGCAGGAGGCGGTGAAGCGCGGGTGCAAGATCGTGACCTTCAACCCCATTCGCGAGAAGGGCCTGGAAGTCTTCAAGAACCCGCAGAGCCCCAAGGAGATGCTGACGCCAGCGGCGACGCCGATCTCCTGCCTGTACCTTCAGGTGAAAACGGGCGGCGACATTGCGGCGATCACGGGCATGATGAAGCATGTGTTCGCCCGCGAGGCCGAACGCTGGGCGGCGGAGAAAATCCATGTCCTGGACGTCGACTTCATCGAACAACATACCGCCGGGTTCGACACGCTGAAGGCGCATGTGGATGCGACGGGCTGGGACGAGATCGAGCGGGAAAGCGGACTTGCGCGGGCCGACATTGAGGCAGCGGCCGATGTGTATGTCGAGGCGAAGCGGTCGATCGCCATGTATGGCATGGGGCTGACCCAGCATGTCCATGGCAGCGACAATATCAAGCAGCTGGTGAACCTGTTCCTGCTGAAAGGGAACATCGGGCGTGACGGTGCCGGCGTGTCGCCGGTGCGCGGCCATTCCAATGTCCAGGGCCAGCGCACGGTGGGCATATCGGAGAAGCCCGAGCTGGTGCCGCTCGACAAGCTCGCCGAGCAATATGGCTTCGAGCCACCGCGCGAGGAAGGCCTGACGACGGTACACGCGTGCGAGAAGATCCAGAGCGGTGAGGTGAAGGCGTTCATCGGGCTGGGCGGAAACTTCATCCGCGCGATTCCGGAGCAGGAGCGGATGGAGGCCGCCTGGACGAAGCTGCGCCTGACGGTGCAGATCGCCACCAAGCTGAACCGCAGTCACCTCATCAATGGCGAGATCGCCTATCTGCTGCCGTGCCTGGGCCGATCGGAGGAGGACATGCAGGTGACGGGCGCGCAGGCCGTGACGATGGAAGACAGCCTGAGCTGCATCCACGGCTCGATCGGCCGGGCGCCGCCGGCATCGGCCGACCTGAAATCCGAGATCGCGATCGTCGCCGGGATGGCCAAGGCGACCCTGCCGCCCAACCCCAAGGTGCCCTGGGATGACTGGATCGCCGATTACGGGCTGATCCGGGACGCGATCGAGGAGACCTATCCCGAGCAGTTCCACGACTTCAACAAGCGAGTGTTCACGCCCGGCGGCTTCTACCGCGGTAATTCCGCGCGTGAGCGGGTGTGGAAAACCAAGAGCGGCAAGGCCGACTTCACCCTGCCGAAGAAGCTGAACAGCTGGGGCACGGAGGACAAGGAGGGCCGCTGGCGCCTGATGACCCTGCGGTCGAACGATCAGTTCAATACGACCATCTACGGCTATTCCGATCGATTGCGCGGCATCGAGGGCTCGCGCGACGTGCTGCTGATGAACCCTGAGGATATCGCCGCCGCCGGACTGAAGGAGGGCCAGGTGGTGGGGCTGGCGAGTGACGCCGGCGACGGGGTGGATCGCCGTGTCGGCGGCCTGACGGTCACACCGTTTCTGCTGCCGCGCGGGTGCATCGGGGGCTATTATCCCGAGATGAACCCGCTGGTGCCGCTGAGCTGGCATGACGAGCAGTCGAAGACTCCGGCGGCAAAGAGCGTGCCCGTGCGGATCGTCGCCTGA
- a CDS encoding serine hydrolase, giving the protein MKPGAHARTRSFNLADLAPRTRARKLLCAGLIALGPSAAPVSAQVIAADRSTAYEHAVAAGYKALALCEGVIAAGRTEAQVEALELRGIYPDYQPLLPRLKATIDHKARSVLVSFPGDLPPRRADWAPGAGCVLAPIGGAARLWPAGPWRGQLPAPADARAWPLGDAGIAPRPSAALSATIGKAFDRTTYKGETVGVIVMRDGRIMGEQYASGFGPFVANRTWSVAKSIAGTLVGMAVHELGMDPKKPAPIPEWRVAGDPRRAITLDQLLRMSSGLHSDHYGNRTDAIYFGGTTVTEQAAGWPLEVKPGTRFRYANNDIMLAARAVRAAMNNDRRYAAWPQRLFGPLGMQHTTAGTDWQGNLILSSQVYTTARDLARLGQFWLQDGVWQGKRLLPAGWMRYMTTPTGPQPADGPGYGATIWLFGTKQGLPAGTYSAQGNRGQYVMVVPSHKLVIVRRGEDTASSRFDIARFAADVIRDLK; this is encoded by the coding sequence TTGAAGCCTGGCGCACATGCACGGACCCGCAGTTTTAACCTTGCCGACCTCGCGCCGCGAACCCGCGCCCGAAAATTGCTGTGCGCCGGGCTGATCGCGCTCGGCCCTTCCGCAGCGCCGGTATCGGCACAGGTGATCGCCGCCGATCGATCAACGGCGTACGAGCACGCGGTCGCCGCCGGCTACAAGGCGCTGGCGCTGTGCGAGGGCGTGATCGCCGCGGGGCGAACGGAGGCGCAGGTCGAGGCGCTGGAGCTGCGCGGCATTTATCCGGATTATCAGCCGCTGCTGCCCCGGCTCAAGGCGACGATCGATCACAAGGCCCGCAGTGTCCTGGTGTCCTTCCCCGGCGACCTGCCACCGCGCCGCGCCGACTGGGCCCCCGGTGCGGGCTGCGTCCTCGCTCCGATCGGCGGAGCGGCGCGGCTGTGGCCGGCCGGACCATGGCGCGGCCAATTGCCTGCGCCGGCTGATGCGCGCGCCTGGCCGCTTGGCGACGCGGGCATCGCGCCCCGGCCGTCCGCCGCGCTCTCCGCCACCATCGGCAAGGCCTTTGACCGGACGACCTACAAGGGCGAGACGGTTGGCGTTATCGTGATGCGCGACGGGCGGATCATGGGCGAGCAATATGCCAGCGGCTTCGGGCCGTTCGTCGCCAACCGCACCTGGTCCGTTGCCAAGAGCATCGCCGGCACGCTTGTCGGCATGGCGGTGCACGAACTGGGCATGGATCCGAAGAAGCCCGCGCCGATCCCGGAGTGGCGCGTGGCCGGCGACCCGCGCCGGGCGATCACGCTGGACCAGCTGCTGCGCATGTCCTCCGGCCTGCACAGCGACCATTATGGCAACCGGACCGACGCGATCTATTTCGGTGGCACGACCGTGACCGAGCAGGCCGCGGGATGGCCGCTGGAGGTGAAGCCGGGCACACGTTTCCGCTACGCCAACAACGACATCATGCTGGCGGCCCGCGCCGTGCGCGCGGCGATGAACAACGACAGGCGCTATGCCGCCTGGCCGCAGCGCCTGTTCGGTCCGCTCGGCATGCAGCACACGACGGCGGGCACCGACTGGCAGGGCAATCTGATCCTTTCCAGCCAGGTCTATACCACCGCCCGCGATCTTGCGCGGCTCGGCCAGTTCTGGCTCCAGGATGGCGTGTGGCAGGGCAAGCGGCTGCTGCCGGCCGGGTGGATGCGCTACATGACCACGCCCACTGGGCCGCAGCCCGCCGACGGCCCGGGCTATGGCGCCACGATCTGGCTGTTCGGCACGAAACAGGGCCTTCCCGCCGGCACCTATTCGGCGCAGGGCAATCGCGGCCAATATGTGATGGTCGTGCCATCGCATAAGCTGGTCATCGTGCGGCGCGGAGAGGATACGGCAAGCTCGCGCTTCGACATTGCTCGCTTCGCGGCGGACGTGATCCGCGATCTGAAATGA
- a CDS encoding MmcQ/YjbR family DNA-binding protein — MKDWDAVVAFACALPHVSMAPYYGVPCPKVNGKAFVSPGREAGSFYVATPHDEKAVLLDTDPDTFWQTAHYEGWPGVLVQYGAADEERVRNVIRRAWWDRATKAQRQAFGPRP, encoded by the coding sequence ATGAAGGACTGGGACGCCGTCGTGGCCTTTGCGTGCGCCCTCCCGCACGTGTCCATGGCGCCCTATTACGGCGTCCCCTGCCCCAAGGTGAACGGCAAGGCATTCGTATCGCCGGGGCGCGAAGCGGGCAGCTTTTACGTCGCCACGCCGCACGATGAAAAGGCGGTGCTGCTGGACACCGATCCCGACACCTTCTGGCAGACCGCACATTATGAGGGGTGGCCCGGCGTGTTGGTGCAATATGGTGCCGCCGACGAGGAGCGGGTCCGCAATGTCATCCGCCGCGCCTGGTGGGACCGGGCGACAAAGGCGCAGCGGCAAGCCTTCGGACCTCGCCCCTGA
- a CDS encoding arylsulfatase: MTASKHRELNRYVLPIPERVPPHDTPMNAKEADRPRPKEFLRPPEGAPNILIVLIDDMGFGASSAYGGPCEMPTAEKVASRGLKFTRFHTTALCSPSRQAMLCGRNHHTVNMGGITEVATAMPGNTGLRPDTCATLAQILKLNGYNTGAFGKMHQTPTWETSPSGPFDHWPIGDGFEKFYGFLGGDTNQYAPPLVDGVTAIDPPKTVEEGYHLTEDLVDQVIKWTGSLQTFTPDKPWFTYLSFGATHAPYHVPKDWIDRYKGKFDHGYTRQREITFERQKELGVIPKDAELTAPTEWLPCWDELTDDDRKVSCRLAETYAAFASHTDHHVGRLLDTLEARGVLENTLVIYILGDNGSSAEAGPYGTFNEMAFQNSIPMTTADILPRLDEIGGPNAFNHFPSGWAHAMNTPYQWSKIVASHWGGTRVGMTISWPKRIRGAGELRGQFHHLIDVAPTVLELAGIPEPDFVNGIQQRPMEGTSMVYLFDEPEAEDRHTTQYFEIGCNRGIYHEGWTAVTMHRLPWPDKREEVGPIEEDPWELYGPDDWTQAHNIADKDPAMLRKLQDRFLIEAAKYNVLPLDPRQRERFDARVAGRPDLLNGRTSMTFQSGMTRMNENTVPNVKNTDFTVTAAVRLGSGPANGAIVAQGGKFGGWSFYLKEGVPAYAHNWVGLETFVVKGFGPVPAETKELVLQFAYDGGGSGKGGTVTFLADGRDIGSGRVEKTVPALFSFDDFMDIGQDNGEPVVEDYGPNGATFTGEIDSVTIDVSGEAHHDHDQVIKAKYARQ, from the coding sequence ATGACGGCAAGCAAGCATCGTGAGCTTAATCGTTACGTTCTGCCCATTCCGGAACGCGTGCCTCCGCACGATACGCCGATGAACGCGAAGGAGGCCGACCGTCCCCGCCCGAAGGAGTTCCTGCGTCCGCCGGAGGGCGCGCCCAACATCCTGATCGTCCTCATCGACGACATGGGTTTCGGCGCCAGCAGCGCCTATGGCGGACCGTGCGAGATGCCGACGGCGGAGAAGGTGGCGAGCCGCGGGCTCAAGTTCACCCGCTTTCACACCACGGCGCTCTGTTCGCCCTCGCGTCAGGCGATGCTATGCGGTCGCAATCACCACACGGTGAACATGGGTGGCATCACCGAAGTCGCCACTGCCATGCCCGGCAACACCGGCCTGCGCCCCGACACCTGCGCAACGTTGGCGCAGATCCTCAAGCTGAACGGCTACAACACCGGCGCCTTTGGCAAGATGCATCAGACGCCGACATGGGAAACGAGTCCGTCGGGCCCGTTCGACCATTGGCCGATCGGGGATGGCTTCGAGAAATTCTATGGCTTCCTCGGCGGCGACACCAATCAATATGCGCCGCCCCTGGTGGACGGCGTCACCGCGATCGATCCGCCGAAGACTGTGGAAGAGGGCTATCATCTGACCGAGGATCTGGTGGATCAGGTCATCAAATGGACCGGTTCGCTCCAGACCTTCACGCCCGACAAGCCGTGGTTCACCTACCTGTCCTTTGGCGCCACCCATGCGCCGTATCACGTGCCGAAAGACTGGATCGACCGGTACAAGGGCAAGTTCGATCACGGTTACACCAGGCAGCGCGAAATCACGTTTGAGCGGCAGAAGGAGCTTGGCGTCATTCCGAAGGATGCAGAGCTTACCGCGCCGACCGAATGGCTCCCGTGCTGGGATGAACTGACTGACGATGACCGAAAGGTGTCCTGCCGCCTCGCGGAAACCTACGCGGCCTTCGCCTCGCATACCGATCACCACGTCGGGCGCCTGCTGGACACGCTGGAGGCGCGCGGCGTGCTAGAGAATACGCTGGTCATCTACATTCTGGGCGACAACGGCTCCTCAGCGGAGGCGGGCCCCTATGGCACGTTCAACGAGATGGCCTTTCAGAACAGCATTCCGATGACGACCGCCGACATCCTGCCCCGGCTGGACGAGATCGGCGGGCCGAACGCCTTCAATCACTTTCCGTCGGGCTGGGCGCACGCCATGAATACGCCCTACCAGTGGAGCAAGATCGTGGCCTCGCATTGGGGCGGCACTCGGGTCGGCATGACGATCAGCTGGCCCAAGCGCATCAGGGGGGCAGGGGAGCTACGCGGCCAGTTCCACCACCTCATCGATGTCGCGCCCACTGTCCTGGAACTCGCCGGCATTCCCGAACCGGATTTCGTGAACGGTATCCAGCAGCGTCCTATGGAAGGCACCAGCATGGTGTATCTGTTTGACGAGCCGGAGGCCGAGGACCGGCACACCACGCAATATTTCGAGATCGGCTGCAATCGCGGGATCTATCACGAAGGCTGGACCGCCGTGACGATGCACCGCCTGCCATGGCCCGACAAGCGCGAGGAGGTCGGCCCGATCGAGGAGGATCCGTGGGAGCTTTACGGCCCTGACGATTGGACCCAGGCGCACAACATCGCCGACAAGGATCCAGCGATGCTGCGCAAGTTGCAGGACCGCTTTCTTATCGAGGCCGCCAAGTATAACGTCCTCCCGCTCGATCCGCGCCAACGTGAACGATTTGATGCGCGCGTGGCAGGAAGGCCGGATCTGCTGAATGGTCGGACATCCATGACCTTTCAGTCCGGCATGACCCGGATGAACGAGAATACCGTTCCCAATGTGAAGAACACCGACTTCACCGTGACTGCGGCGGTGCGCCTTGGATCAGGTCCAGCGAACGGCGCGATCGTGGCGCAGGGCGGCAAGTTCGGTGGATGGAGCTTCTACTTGAAGGAAGGCGTGCCGGCCTATGCCCACAATTGGGTCGGTCTTGAAACGTTCGTCGTGAAGGGATTCGGGCCGGTGCCGGCGGAGACGAAGGAGCTGGTTCTTCAGTTCGCCTACGACGGCGGCGGATCGGGCAAGGGCGGCACCGTTACCTTCCTTGCCGATGGCCGCGACATCGGCTCCGGCCGCGTGGAGAAAACGGTGCCGGCCTTGTTCTCCTTCGATGACTTCATGGACATCGGCCAGGATAATGGTGAGCCGGTCGTCGAGGATTATGGTCCGAACGGTGCCACGTTCACCGGGGAGATCGACTCCGTGACGATCGACGTGAGCGGCGAAGCTCATCACGACCATGATCAGGTGATCAAGGCGAAATACGCCCGTCAGTGA
- a CDS encoding arylsulfatase produces MPKKPNILVIWGDDIGWQNVSAYGLGTMGYTTPNIDSIGYDGIRFTDHYAQPSCTAGRASFITGQYPIRSGMVTVGQPGDPLGLQPASPCLAEVLKAAGYRTGHFGKSHLGDRNEHLPTNHGFDEFFGNLYHLNVSEEDQQRDYQAFAKAYPGSLEDYEKKFGARGVLHCWATDEDDPTEDPRFGRVGKQKIVDTGPLHQDRMHEVDEKEFIPPALDFMQRAKEADEPFFVWLNTSRMHLYTRLNDKWRYAAEKYTSEADLHGSGMLQHDHDIGLVLDWLKENGLEEDTIVWYSTDNGPEHSSWPHGATTPWRGEKMTTYEGGVRVISMLKWPGVIAPMQLKNGIQCHQDMFTTLAVAAGVQDVNDKVLAEKQQYIDGIDNLSYWKGEAANSARDHLFFYNESKLAALRMGPWKWHFATSEDYYGTITGRSKPLVFNIRMDPFESYDNSDSYGHLIQKVSWQTGPLGELMKEHLSTLAKYPPVQGGKSFDMSNVVEQFMSKGHD; encoded by the coding sequence ATGCCTAAGAAGCCGAACATCCTGGTCATCTGGGGAGACGACATCGGATGGCAGAACGTCAGCGCCTATGGACTGGGTACCATGGGATATACGACGCCGAATATCGACTCGATCGGATATGACGGCATCCGCTTCACCGATCATTACGCGCAGCCATCTTGTACTGCGGGTCGCGCCTCCTTCATCACCGGCCAATATCCGATCCGTTCGGGCATGGTGACGGTGGGCCAGCCGGGCGATCCGCTCGGCCTGCAGCCGGCATCGCCCTGTCTCGCCGAAGTGCTGAAGGCAGCCGGCTATCGCACCGGCCATTTCGGCAAATCGCATCTGGGCGACCGCAACGAGCATTTGCCGACCAATCATGGCTTCGACGAGTTCTTCGGCAACCTCTATCACCTGAACGTCTCGGAAGAGGATCAGCAGCGCGACTATCAGGCGTTCGCCAAGGCCTATCCCGGCAGCCTGGAGGATTATGAAAAGAAGTTCGGCGCACGCGGTGTGCTGCATTGCTGGGCGACGGACGAGGACGATCCGACCGAAGATCCGCGCTTCGGGCGCGTCGGCAAGCAGAAGATCGTCGACACCGGCCCCCTGCATCAGGACCGCATGCACGAAGTGGACGAGAAGGAGTTCATCCCGCCCGCGCTCGACTTCATGCAACGCGCGAAGGAGGCGGATGAGCCCTTCTTCGTCTGGCTCAACACCAGCCGCATGCATCTCTACACCCGCCTCAACGACAAATGGCGCTACGCCGCCGAGAAATACACGTCCGAGGCAGACCTTCACGGCTCGGGCATGTTGCAGCACGATCACGATATCGGCCTCGTGCTCGATTGGCTGAAGGAGAACGGGCTCGAGGAGGATACCATCGTCTGGTATTCGACCGATAACGGGCCCGAGCATTCATCCTGGCCGCATGGCGCGACGACGCCATGGCGTGGCGAGAAGATGACCACCTACGAAGGCGGCGTCCGGGTCATCTCCATGCTGAAATGGCCGGGCGTGATCGCCCCGATGCAGCTGAAGAACGGCATCCAATGCCATCAGGACATGTTCACCACCCTGGCCGTCGCGGCCGGCGTGCAGGATGTGAACGACAAGGTGCTGGCGGAGAAGCAGCAATATATCGATGGCATTGATAACCTTTCCTACTGGAAAGGCGAGGCGGCCAATTCCGCGCGTGACCATCTGTTCTTCTACAATGAGTCGAAGCTCGCGGCGCTGCGCATGGGGCCGTGGAAGTGGCATTTCGCGACCTCGGAGGATTACTACGGAACGATCACGGGCCGGTCGAAGCCGCTCGTCTTCAATATCCGCATGGATCCCTTCGAAAGCTACGACAATTCGGACAGCTATGGTCACCTGATCCAGAAAGTGTCGTGGCAGACCGGCCCCTTGGGCGAGCTCATGAAGGAGCATCTGTCGACCCTCGCCAAATATCCCCCGGTGCAGGGCGGCAAGAGCTTCGACATGTCCAACGTGGTCGAACAGTTCATGAGCAAGGGCCACGATTAG